The following DNA comes from Lathamus discolor isolate bLatDis1 chromosome 5, bLatDis1.hap1, whole genome shotgun sequence.
GAGTGTTAACTTTATGCATTTGGTAATAAGGTAATCACAGAGCAATTCCTTCAAACAAGAAAGGCTTTGTCATTGTAATAATGTGCCAGATGTATCTATGCAAACTAGCAGAAACAAGTGGaacttcaaaagagaaaacctcctgcagaaatgcagcttttggTAAAGAAACCAGAAGGGAGCAGCAAAAGCACCCTCCAGTACTCCTAGAATCTGCTCATGCTGGCAGAACAACTTTCCTGTGTCTCCCAGAAACCTAACCGCAAGCGGATACAACCCCTGCTGCTTTGCACTGTTTATACCAACAGAGAGCTACAAAAATAGATTCAATCAGTGTTTATGATAAAAACATAGCTGTGGCCAATCTAATGGCTAGTGCCATGAGCCATTGTCGTACCCTAATGCTGTATCCCACTGAATCACTAACATTAATCacctgggaagaggaggaaggcagcactTAAAACATGCTGGAGTGCTTTCGCAATGGCAGACACTGCAGAGACAAGTGTTTATGCCCTACGTAAAATGTCCTCGTGTTGGCTGCTGCATTCAAACCTTCAAACCATGACTGGCTTTGACAGGTAGGACAAGTGATTTTGTGGGATGGTATTTTAGACTTAATCATGACCAGAGCCTAGGGCTGCTCTGTTTGGTAATGCCGGATTGACAGAGCACATAGAAAGGCcccctggcttcccctccttgGCAGTTACATGTTATTTTGCCCAAAAGCTCAGTTCCTTATCTCTTCCTGACACATTCCctaaacaaatgaaacaaatacttGGTGGTTACTGGCACTGGCCAGAGAGGAGGGCCTGAAGCTCCTCAAGACTGAAGCAGTATCCTCCATTTCCTGAGCACAGACTCCCTGACAGCTATTCACAACACTGATTAGCAAGGGCCTTCTTATTCTGAGAAAGGAAGCAAGACCCCTGTCTTTCTGAGGCACTCTTGTTGGTACGGACAGCATTGAGACGTAACTTCCAAACCCCAGGTCCTCCTCAGATGGGAAGGTGGGCCAGGAGTGCTgagaggcaggcatctgcagatACGGAGGGGCCTGGAGAGCACTCAGGTCTTTCCTTTATCACAAAGCAGGTGGAGAAGGGAGGGAACTAACTGGAACATAAAGGAAAGCATGGAAGAGCGAGGCTGGTCCTTTATGTGCTAATTCAAACAGGCGCaattctgcagctgctgtccATGCTGAAGGAAGCAACTAGAGCTGAAAACCAGGAATGTGAGGAAGTTGAGGCAGGTAAAGGTTCACCGTGCGTGCTTGGAAGGTTATCCTCCGTAGATGAGGAAAGTAAGATTCAGAATTCAAAAATACAATAGCTGTGTTAGCATTACTGCCTCTTCCCCAGTTAAGATGTTCTGCCTGTTAATAATGATGCAGGAAAGGCAGAAGTTTCCAATTAAAAGTTCTGCTTCCTGTTTGAAAACATGGCACATTGTGTGATGAAGCATTTTCCAACCCACCAGCAAGTGAAGAGGCAAAGCATTACTAGAAGTATTTCAATGAACTGTATATATTAAGGTTTAAAGACAGCTGACCCAGCACGAAGAGGAACTAAAATGGCTTTGGTAGGAAAACAGACCAACTCTGGTCAAACAAACACACCATTCAAACCATGCTGCAGAGTTTAAATTTGTAGAAGATTAAAGGTTCAAAATGTAATTACCACCAGTTACCATCTCATATGAAGAACAGGCTTTAGTAAACCTCATTTTGATCTTCAGCGAGGTACTTGGTTGATAAGCCTTACTGAACAGTCTTAATACTTCAGTAGGGCATCGCTGCAGTGAGACAAACATCTTGACTCACAACTAGGACAACACTATGTTGATAAAACACACATCAGGTATACAAACAAGGTAGATTTTAGTGGGGAGCTCCCCCCCTGGCTGCAAGTTGAGCGAGTTCTAGGGAGTTTGTACACATTTGTGATAGGACTAACACACCCTAATGCTCTAATAAAGTAatgcaaaaggcaaagcagaacaaagccaTGCCTGCTTACACACAGCCAGAGCAATGCAGAACAGCAGACACCATGAAGTAAAGCTGTCTTTCAATTCAGGTAACAACTTGCTTTGGCacagcaaaaggcaaaaatatacacacaggaaaaagaaacgTGCGTCATAGAAAGGGAAGTGGTCCTGGGCTCTCCGGGAAATGTATGCAGCTTTAATGCCCACTGCAGTACTGTGGCAAAACCAGCTAATAGGAACTGTGAATATATCAGCTGGAGCATGTACAGTAAAAGAGGCTGAAAAATCTGTGAAACACTaggaaggaaagacaaagggatgaagaaaacatttacagCTGAAGACTGGAGAAGATCCATTTGTTTAGGCTATCAAAAAGAACTAGCACAGAAACAAATTGGGCGTATGTTCACACATTTTAATAATGACAGCTTGATCATATTAGTAAGTACCCACACAAGTGGGAAATTTGCACTCTGCTACACTATTTTCAACTGGGCAAAGTCTTGATTTAAGAACTGATCTCAGACTGAAAGATACTTGGTTCAATGCCAGGTAACTTAGTTTTAAGACCTGCAATATCAGATCTTCTAATGTATTCAGTCCTCTTTGACCAGGAGGTGTCAGAAAGCAATGGTATCCTTCCCCAAGCAGTATTTAGCCTGTTTTCAAGCTGGCATCTCCATTCATCAAGGAAAAGATACTGCAGATAGCACTGACAAATAGCCACTGTACTTTAAACCAGCACAGAGCACCCCTACACTACTCAACATCAGCAGCTGATCCTCTCAGAATTAAGCCTCCATTTCCATCCTGCCATTCACAGCCGTTACTCAGATGAGATAAAAATTAGGTTTCCATCTCCTCTCCACAAACGAGAGGAACGCCAGCTTGTTCTCACAGAGACAGAGGGGACAGCTCTTGCCTAAGGTCACTTTTACCAATGAACCACTATGCAAAAGGCTGAGACCAACCACATTCTCGTTGGAGGTGGATGCACTTGTGATAAACAGCATCTAAGGTCACGAACTGCAAAACTTTGCCAGCACTTTTGAGATATTACATAGATGTTGAAATACATAAAGAAACCCTAAGCCCTTACACATCTCAGTCCGCTCCTAACAATATCAAATCACTATTTACATCTGCATAGTGTAAATAAACAGCATTAAAGATCAGGCGTACCTTGAGCAAATAACGGCTCCAAGATTTGAGTTGCACCATCATGTTTATTTACATAACACCTCTCAGAAAATGCATCACAAACATGACAGAAACAATCAGCTTCACAATAAACCCAGGTAAGGgttttctgtacatttttcaaggattagaaatattttattagctACACAGACACATTTATACATTAAAAATCTATACAACGTCCTTTTCGCTCCCAGTCTCCAAAACGTGTAGGTTCAGGGCCTTTCGGTCCGCCCCTCTCTTTTGTGACAGGATTGATTCCATCAGGGAATTCTAAAACGACAGGGGAAGTTTGTTAAAACACCTATAATGTTGACAAATACAAAATGTCACCACCTACGATGTTTGccttctccttttcattttcaaatacaaaataaattctCTTGTTTTAAAGGCAATCCTGAGTTAAACATTTCCAAGTCATATAAAAGTAATGTCAAAGAGTTTTTTGATTCCAGTCAGCAATACATGTGATCATACTCAGCtatgcaaataaaaagcaactCATTGTCCAAAGGCACTAAGCACCACAGTTTCTCATTAATTCCTAGAGAGAACTCATGCCGTTCAGGTACACCGTACCTATGTTCACTACATCCAAACACCAGCTcactttctgtgtttgcttaGGTCCTAATTTTAAGCACTTGGGTTTTTTAGCTTAAATTTCAGTcaagattttattattattgtctCTAAAGCACTGTATTTTCACAGTTGTCGATTCGTTCATCACCACCAGACTAGACACCCCTCTCACAGGAGGCACTATGAAATCCTAAATGGCTAAAATTAGACTTTTTACCTTCTAAAACACAGCTCAAGCTCCCTAAATTCCTGTGATGCCCGTTCAGGAGAGGGTGACTCTTCATAAATGGGGTATGAATGGGGCTCTCAGATCTCTCCGGTAAGCAATATGCTAAGCTTGCATATGAGCAGTGCTGCTTCTATTCCCAGTACCTTCCTAGCTGATGCCACCTACTCGAACACCATGGAGCTTTCTGCACCTCACATTCAATATCCTTATGCTACTCAGTGCTCCCTTACTCAGGGCTCCCTCTTAAGAGCAGTAAACTCACGCCACCTGTGCTGCACAGTGGCCATCCCACTAGGCATCACCAAGCCATGTAGTACTTTCTGGCACAGCACCATCCTAGGCTGTGTTTTCTCATCCTGCATTAGACTGCAGGGCTCCCCAGAGCTTCTGTACCCCACAACCTGCCTGGCCTGCTGATTCCCCAGAGCCTCCCATACACATGCATAACTTGGGGCTCCCTCAGTTGTACCCCTCACTCAGCCCTGGTGGGCAACGTAAGTAATGAGAAGCAGGGTTGAAAATGAGAAAACCCAGCAGAAATCCTggagagcagagaaaaaggaCAGTGATGGAGGAAAACTCAGGTAGCTACAGGCTGTACAGAATGATATACTGGGATGCCTGTTTAAAAATTCATGTGGACCAGGACAGGAAATGTCAGTGTGTGAGCTCCTCTGGCAGTACAAGGAGTGCAAATGCATCCAGTATTATTTTGTAGATGTCATCATCCCAATATGCACTACTACTGATGTGCTGACAGTAGATGCAGAAGCTCAAAACACTTCTCCATGATAGCTGCATAGCACTGGGAATTCAAATCACCAGCTGAAACTTCCACTTTTCCCTAACAACACGATGGGAAGTCATTGTAACAAACCATCGCTGGCATTACATGTGAAAAATATACAGGTACAACTAAATTTAAAGCCAAAAGAAACCTTGAGTCTTGTACTAAACCTagaacaaagaaaagagcaaaatataATGATTATGCATTCGTTTTAAATGAAGCAGCGGCGACATTTATCTTCTTGGGAATAAAAGGACACGAATTAAATAGCTGCTTGCACAGTAACTCCAACTCTGAGTCAGTTCTGTAGTGAGTCACAATCTGAAATTGCAACTATTTTGGAGATGATACTAtaatttttcagtcattttgtcATCTGGAAGTTCACAGTAATCTACTGatgtattaaaaaaagcttGTCCTAGAGGCTCAAAATAGATAAACATGTTATCACTCctggcaaacagcagcagaacatcACACTATGGCAAATAAGACAAAGCATGACTGCACTTTTAGTTAAGGTGTTTTGGGTCAGGGCCAACCCAACAAATATGGGAATATTACTAattaaaaacaaggaagaaagagattctttcttctcctgcctgaTAGAGTACGTCTCTAGTGAGTTCAGCAGCAATGTAAGTGTGCTTCAATCTTGTCAGGTTTTCTAACTGCAGCCCCACTAAGTTCACTGGAACACAACACGAACAGCAGCAGTTCATTAGGTCTCCCCGACACTCTTGCTGGCTTGATCAACTCAGTACCTGCTGTTGCTTTCCAAAACGCTACCTGCAAGACACTACCTAGGAGACCGGCTGTCCATGAAATACAGCATGAATCAGAAATCTTTTGTGGACTTAGAACAGGCTTTTTGGATGATAAAAAGTAGCTGGTGCCCTCATCAGTCTAGCACCACAATTTGCAGCTGTACTGTAATACACCAATACCAGCTACATTACTTGGAATCATGCCACGGTTCATAGTGGAAACCACCTTTGGCAGACATTTGGCTCCAGCCTTGCTCAAAGGCAAATCTGACAATAGGTCAGGGCATCCAGGCAAACCTGAATAGCAACAAGAGGAGAGGGATCACAGTTTTTCTTGGTGGCTTGTCACAGCACTCCACCACCCTTGTTCTGAAGACTTTTTCCTTTATACACCATTTGCTGTAGCCTGTCCCCACTGCCCTGTCTCTTTTTTCAGAGCCATTAAATTTAGCAAGTGAATATGAAGTGTGCTGCAAGCCTATCCCTCTTCTTAAACCAACATGAGCACTGCACCTCAGGTCCTGCTTTTAAAACATGCCCTGCAGTTTGTAAAACATGACTTACTTTCCAAGGGTTCCTTCTCTACACTGAACTCCTCCGGTTCATCAAAGCGACCTACTGGTAATTTTGGTTTCCTGAGTGGCTGCTTAGCAGGTTCAGATCTTCCTCCTGTCTTACAGCTGGTGCTCCTCTGCGAGCTGCACAACAGTGATGACTCTATCAAACAAAAGGACGTGTAGCATCAGTGTGAGGGTCATACTGCTCCGAGCACCTCTGAAAAACTCAGAAAACTTCAGAAaccagggagcagagggaaggaaaacaaactccAAGTATTAGTTTGATATTCAACTCACAAACACCTAAGCAATCAGCACCGATAATTATTTCTGGCCTGAGAAACATATACAGGCAAAACTGTGTTAGTTGTGTAACTCAGTTCACATAAACAGTGTATTTTAAAGTGCTTGAACTTATCTTCACTGCTATCTTCTTGTATTTTAGACTCTAAATAGTAATTATACTAGCACAGGCCAGTACATTCTGtttgcctggaaaagtcctaACCTCCCCCAAGAAACCTGCTGATTTCCAGGTCTTGGCTCATTTCCAGCAGCTTTGGAGTCataaaaagcttctgctttcccaaaagaaagttttaaaaaataaaaatgctgttccCTCATTAAAAGGTTTTCCAGAACACTGGTAGAGAATAGCTGGGCTTCCCTTATGATGGTAAAACAGTTCAGCTGGTAGTCAAAAGCAGGACAAACTTCCAGCACATTTAAGTTCAATTATATAACTGCATgcaaatgctttaaataaaaatatagacATCTTTCCTTTAAAGCCCTactttttaaacataaatgtAGGAGAAAACCTATTAATATCCATACCTAAAGTTCTCACAAGTAGAATAAAAACGGAGGAGCACAAATACTGCAAGTCataaatcacagaacagtttgagtTGGGAGCGAcgttaaagatcatctagttccaattcctctgccatgggcagggacaccttccactagaccaggttgctccaagccccatccagcctggctttgaacactgccagagattgggcagcaacagcttctctgggcaacctgtgccagtgcctcaccaccctcataataaTGTAATTCCAATAAATTCAAGAAACAATTCAGGAATCATGAACAAGCCAGTAAGTACTTACAAAGATCACTCAAAATGACTGCTATTTCTGCATTTGGCTAAATAGCCCAATGTCCGCAGTGAGCATAAACTACCCTCTGAAAGTATTTCGGCTATGGAGAAGTGCCTAAAGGAGCTCTGACTTTTCTTAAGAAGGAAGACTCAAACAGAAATGCTCCCTCTACCAGCCTTGGTGCAAAGTACTTGCAAGAACGATTATTCTACCTTGCTGAAGAGATCGTATCAGGAAACCTTTTCAAGCAGTGTGGATCTGACTCACCTATATATACACACCCACTAACGATCCACTTGTATTCCCACAATCAGCATATTCATTCATCTTAAGATACCACAGTCTTAAGGTTAAACCCTACAGTCACATGAACAGTACTATGCTGCCAACTGCTGCCAGTCCCCGGAaggagtaatttttttcttgccttaaGCATGACATAAGGGACTATCAGCAGTGAGGAGCCTACTCCTTCCACAAACATGGGATCTTTCTACTCCTGCCAAGCATCTTGTCATTCTTCAGCAAGCTGAAAGAGAAGCTAGCCACAAAATTAAACTATAGCTGATATTCTAGCACAAGTTCGAATAAAAGTCAGATTAAGGTACTGATATGAAACTGATTATCTCAGtcaacagagaagcagcaaaatccCTTTTCCTATTTGTAATGCTTGATATTGTTGACCAAAATAATTCTTCTTGACACAGAGGTGACAGAAGTTCAGCATTAAGTACCTCTGAAAAAGAGGAACAACCAACTCTGTCAGTAAACAGCACTCTATAAGCAGATCTTTGACTCCTTCATCCTTTATGAGCTATCACAAAGCCAACCAATTTATTAATTATATAcctgaatttaaaaagaagttgaaaacTGCAGGTCTTTAAAGCTGCTGCACAACCAACACCTGTAATATCCAGTTTTTCCAAGTGGTCCTCAGACCACAATTTATCAAAACAAAGCCATCCctgtggcaggagctgggcactCGGGCTATGCTCGGGGTGAAGAGAGGAGCACCAGGCAAACCCTGACATGAACCTGATGGCCAAATAGAGCCTATAAAGACACCTAACACTCAGCACACCCCTCCTATTTCAGGAATACTGCATCGGTAAGATCACATAAGTCTCAACTTCTGATTGAGAAGCGGCCTACCTGTAGCTCTCTGGAACAGCCTaagatgtgtgtgcatgtgggaCATACACTGTTGGGCAGCCCACAGGCTATCTTATTTGCCCTCCAGCCTGGGTTTCTCCATGAACAAATCACCTATTTCCTCACATAAAGGACACAGACCAACTTCCAAAGCCACAGCAGTTCCCTCCAGCTAGTCTACAAATAGTAAACCACGCGTTAGTATTTTACTAGCGTTTAAAAGTTTGTAGCAACGGTAAGAAAACCTTCAGAACAATGAGGCCGGacagcagcagatttgcaaTATAAGGGAGAATATTAGTATCTGGAattaacaaaaaaccaacccccaaacaTGAATCCTGTAGAAAAATAGAGTAAGAGGGGACGGAGCTGTGGGCTGAAGAAGCGGGGTCGGGCACGTCCCCCCTCACCCGCCGCCATCTTAGGCACCCTTCAGCAGCCCCAGCGCCAACAGTCCCGGCCGGTAACCCCCACCCAGTCTCTCGCTCATAACTCCCTGCgtgaggaaggggaggagaggctgggTACCCCGTCAGCGACAAAAGCCATCCCCTCCCGCCCTCCGCCCGCCTCTTACTCGCAACCCCAGGCACTCCGCGCAGCACTCGCAGAGCCATAGCCCCGCAGACGTAATACACCCGGGGCGGCGGAACGACGACGGCACGGCGCAGGCGCGATGCGCATGAGGAAGCGGGAGGCGGGGCTCGCCCGCCTAAGGGAATGGCAGGGGAACGGCGGTTGAGGTAATGGTGGTGGCTTCGGGGAGGGTGGTTTCAAGCGGCGTGGGACACCAGAGTCTCCCCCGCGCCGCGGTCTGTCTCCCGTGAACGGAGCGGAACGGATCCAAGTGCTTGATGGAAGCAGCTCCCGGCTCCTGCAGGTGCTCGAGAAATAAGCTGTAACTCTCTTCCTCCCCACTCCCGCCGCCCCCAGAACCTGCAACTAAGGCGTCTTCGTCTCTTCCGCGCAATAGTTTATGGCTGAAAGCACCTGTTTTTGCCCAAACGTGTGCATATAGatatatga
Coding sequences within:
- the SDHAF4 gene encoding succinate dehydrogenase assembly factor 4, mitochondrial isoform X3, with the translated sequence MSERLESSLLCSSQRSTSCKTGGRSEPAKQPLRKPKLPVGRFDEPEEFSVEKEPLEKFPDGINPVTKERGGPKGPEPTRFGDWERKGRCIDF
- the SDHAF4 gene encoding succinate dehydrogenase assembly factor 4, mitochondrial isoform X2: MALRVLRGVPGVAKSSLLCSSQRSTSCKTGGRSEPAKQPLRKPKLPVGRFDEPEEFSVEKEPLEKFPDGINPVTKERGGPKGPEPTRFGDWERKGRCIDF
- the SDHAF4 gene encoding succinate dehydrogenase assembly factor 4, mitochondrial isoform X1, which produces MAAGEGGRARPRFFSPQLRPLLLYFSTGFMFGESSLLCSSQRSTSCKTGGRSEPAKQPLRKPKLPVGRFDEPEEFSVEKEPLEKFPDGINPVTKERGGPKGPEPTRFGDWERKGRCIDF